The Arachis duranensis cultivar V14167 chromosome 2, aradu.V14167.gnm2.J7QH, whole genome shotgun sequence genome has a window encoding:
- the LOC107473489 gene encoding protein indeterminate-domain 12 — protein sequence MFPAVMSNSTSLSEEASVSSGTRIQDFGATLNHVVSTISPHQQQQQQQPPQKIKKKRSLPGNPDPDAEVIALSPKTLLATNRFVCEICNKGFQRDQNLQLHRRGHNLPWKLKQRNNKEVKKRAYVCPEPSCVHHNPSRALGDLTGIKKHYCRKHGEKKWKCDKCSKIYAVQSDWKAHSKTCGTREYRCDCGTLFSRKDSFITHRAFCDALAEESARVSANQHQLITTPSNPLLQSLFLFPTQNNFINPWDPQSSQENPNPNNNNTLLHNINIKPEVQNFHIPNSDNAPPLFLHQNPSKNNTIMMTSPFRNNPHVRMQPQSNSANNAAAAATSAHLSATALLQKAATVGAAAITGPNASLGVGQHVTRHVTELGDMTQLDSVHFMNNMGVGGFNNNTRSLKSSDDLTRDFLGLTGDNNGGRGGSCDGGNAGAVDVSMNVKDMLTYTGNIDYQQQHHHHLRHPLFKSPQQGFGFLGTTTAPESWGNC from the exons ATGTTCCCAGCAGTTATGTCCAATTCTACTTCTTTGTCTGAAGAAGCAAGTGTCTCTTCTGGCACAAGAATTCAAGACTTTGGTGCTACCTTAAACCATGTTGTTTCAACAATTTCtcctcatcaacaacaacaacaacaacaacctcctcaaaagatcaagaaaaagagaagCCTCCCTGGAAATCCAG ACCCAGATGCTGAAGTGATAGCTTTATCACCAAAGACACTATTAGCAACAAATAGGTTTGTGTGTGAGATCTGTAACAAAGGGTTCCAAAGGGATCAAAACCTTCAGCTTCATAGAAGAGGGCACAATCTTCCATGGAAGCTGAAGCAAAGGAACAACAAAGAAGTGAAGAAGAGAGCATATGTTTGCCCTGAACCTTCATGTGTCCATCACAATCCTTCAAGGGCTCTTGGGGACCTCACTGGAATCAAGAAGCATTATTGTAGAAAACATGGTGAGAAGAAGTGGAAATGTGACAAGTGCTCTAAGATCTATGCTGTTCAATCTGATTGGAAGGCTCATTCTAAAACTTGTGGTACTAGAGAATATAGATGTGATTGTGGAACCCTTTTCTCCAG GAAGGACAGCTTCATAACTCATAGGGCATTCTGTGATGCATTGGCTGAAGAGAGTGCAAGAGTTTCAGCAAACCAGCATCAATTAATCACAACACCTTCAAATCCATTACTCCAATCCCTCTTCCTTTTCCCAACCCAAAACAACTTCATCAATCCATGGGACCCACAATCATCTcaagaaaaccctaaccctaataataataatacacttCTTCATAACATCAACATTAAGCCTGAAGTTCAAAACTTTCACATCCCAAATTCCGATAATGCCCCTCCATTGTTCCTTCACCAAAACCCCAGCAAGAATAACACCATCATGATGACGTCACCCTTCAGGAACAACCCGCACGTGCGCATGCAACCACAATCCAACAGTGCTAAtaatgctgctgctgctgccaCGTCAGCACATCTCTCAGCCACTGCACTCCTCCAGAAGGCCGCGACGGTGGGCGCGGCCGCCATCACGGGCCCTAATGCCTCACTTGGAGTTGGCCAGCACGTGACTCGTCACGTGACTGAGCTTGGCGACATGACTCAGCTTGACTCGGTTCATTTCATGAACAACATGGGAGTGGGAGGGTTTAACAACAACACAAGGAGCCTCAAGAGTAGTGATGATCTTACAAGAGACTTTCTAGGGTTAACCGGAGATAACAACGGCGGAAGAGGCGGCAGCTGTGACGGAGGAAATGCTGGCGCAGTTGACGTTAGCATGAACGTGAAGGACATGCTAACGTACACCGGAAACATAGATTACCAACAACAACACCACCATCATCTTCGACACCCGTTGTTTAAGTCACCACAACAAGGTTTTGGATTTCTTGGAACAACAACTGCCCCAGAATCATGGGGCAATTGTTGA
- the LOC107473488 gene encoding lysine-specific demethylase JMJ31 isoform X1, with protein sequence MDESIRIQRYEELPTSKHFKSFIESTNLPAVFVGCTKSWRAFSQWNPSNGGLNYLQARVGSATVEAMVSQSAPVFYGDLGSHDRVPLPFSTFIGLCKKRMLTKCKDKEEALDPCLNMENHDAECGDLSLEGVPEQIYLAQVPIMNSDREERVQLEALREDIQTPPILEGKELSSINLWMNNAQARSSTHYDPHNNLLCIVSGRKQVVLWPPSASPSLYPMPIYGEASNHSSVALENPDYSIYPRAEWSMAFAQKVVLEAGDALFIPEGWFHQVDSDDWTIAINFWWRSYTMSSMQEHMDAYYLRRILRRLIDKEMDQVLLELGMGKTRTLTQKLPNGGEADHGDDNYGKMLKGMDIKEKRLCEGNTLVELEPAAVQVLHELVSWVHNCISVSQDQESHSASTSDHNLGENDECKKAVTADLNDDPVAKIIWDVKPQTLQYVFLAMAHNFPRTLEALVLHVLSPVGAEVLTRKFDEMDQQILEEDRNRFYEVFYSAFDDQSAAMNSILKGKEAFAQQAFKNVLDKFVGVNLKS encoded by the exons ATGGATGAATCCATTAGAATCCAAAGATACGAAGAGCTTCCAACCTCTAAACACTTCAAATCCTTCATTGAATCCACTAATCTTCCCGCT gTGTTCGTTGGATGCACCAAGAGCTGGAGAGCTTTCTCTCAATGGAACCCATCCAACGGTGGTCTCAACTACTTACAG GCGCGGGTAGGTTCTGCTACGGTGGAAGCTATGGTGTCACAATCTGCACCCGTCTTTTATGGTGATCTTGGAAGCCATGACCGG GTTCCTCTACCGTTTTCTACCTTCATTGGTTTATGTAAGAAACGAATGCTGACGAAATGCAAGGACAAAGAAGAAGCTCTTGATCCTTGTCTTAACATGGAAAATCATGATGCAGAGTGTGGTGATTTGTCCTTGGAAGGTGTTCCTGAACAAATTTATTTAGCACAG GTTCCAATTATGAACAGCGATCGCGAGGAGAGGGTCCAATTGGAAGCTCTAAGGGAAGACATTCAGACT CCTCcgattttggagggaaaagagcTGTCTTCTATAAATTTGTGGATGAACAATGCCCAAGCCAGATCAAGTACCCACTATGATCCACACAACAATCTTCTGTGCATAGTTTCTGGCCGAAAACAGg TTGTTCTGTGGCCTCCTTCTGCTAGTCCCTCACTTTACCCGATGCCTATATATGGGGAGGCTTCCAATCACAG CTCTGTTGCATTAGAAAACCCTGATTACTCAATATATCCAAGGGCAGAATGGTCGATGGCTTTTGCGCAAAAGGTTGTTCTTGAGGCTGGTGACGCACTTTTCATTCCTGAAGGCTG GTTTCACCAAGTTGACAGTGATGATTGGACTATTGCTATTAACTTTTGGTGGAGATCCTACACAATGTCTTCCATGCAGGAACACATGGATGCATATTATTTACGCAGAATATTGAGAAG ATTGATCGACAAAGAAATG GACCAGGTTCTGCTTGAGTTGGGGATGGGGAAAACTAGGACGTTAACACAGAAGTTGCCTAACGGTGGAGAAGCAG ATCATGGGGATGACAATTATGGTAAGATGTTAAAAGGAATGGATATTAAAGAGAAACGGCTGTGTGAGGGGAACACACTGGTTGAATTAGAACCTGCTGCAGTTCAGGTGCTTCATGAACTTGTTTCCTGGGTTCACAACTGCATTAGCGTGAGTCAGGATCAGGAATCACACTCAGCTTCTACAAGTGATCATAACCTaggagagaatgatgaatgtaagAAAGCAGTGACTGCTGACTTGAATGATGATCCAGTTGCTAAAATTATTTGGGATGTCAAGCCGCAAACTCTCCAATATGTCTTTCTTGCAATGGCA CACAACTTTCCAAGAACTCTAGAGGCACTTGTATTGCATGTACTTTCTCCAGTTGGGGCTGAAGTGCTTACTCGGAAATTTGATGAGATGGATCAACAAATACTTGAGGAAGATAG GAATAGATTTTATGAGGTCTTCTACAGTGCTTTTGACGACCAATCAGCAGCAATGAATTCAATTCTAAAAGGGAAGGAGGCATTTGCTCAACAG GCATTTAAGAATGTGTTGGATAAATTTGTGGGAGTGAATCTTAAAAGCTAA
- the LOC107473488 gene encoding lysine-specific demethylase JMJ31 isoform X2 — MVSQSAPVFYGDLGSHDRVPLPFSTFIGLCKKRMLTKCKDKEEALDPCLNMENHDAECGDLSLEGVPEQIYLAQVPIMNSDREERVQLEALREDIQTPPILEGKELSSINLWMNNAQARSSTHYDPHNNLLCIVSGRKQVVLWPPSASPSLYPMPIYGEASNHSSVALENPDYSIYPRAEWSMAFAQKVVLEAGDALFIPEGWFHQVDSDDWTIAINFWWRSYTMSSMQEHMDAYYLRRILRRLIDKEMDQVLLELGMGKTRTLTQKLPNGGEADHGDDNYGKMLKGMDIKEKRLCEGNTLVELEPAAVQVLHELVSWVHNCISVSQDQESHSASTSDHNLGENDECKKAVTADLNDDPVAKIIWDVKPQTLQYVFLAMAHNFPRTLEALVLHVLSPVGAEVLTRKFDEMDQQILEEDRNRFYEVFYSAFDDQSAAMNSILKGKEAFAQQAFKNVLDKFVGVNLKS; from the exons ATGGTGTCACAATCTGCACCCGTCTTTTATGGTGATCTTGGAAGCCATGACCGG GTTCCTCTACCGTTTTCTACCTTCATTGGTTTATGTAAGAAACGAATGCTGACGAAATGCAAGGACAAAGAAGAAGCTCTTGATCCTTGTCTTAACATGGAAAATCATGATGCAGAGTGTGGTGATTTGTCCTTGGAAGGTGTTCCTGAACAAATTTATTTAGCACAG GTTCCAATTATGAACAGCGATCGCGAGGAGAGGGTCCAATTGGAAGCTCTAAGGGAAGACATTCAGACT CCTCcgattttggagggaaaagagcTGTCTTCTATAAATTTGTGGATGAACAATGCCCAAGCCAGATCAAGTACCCACTATGATCCACACAACAATCTTCTGTGCATAGTTTCTGGCCGAAAACAGg TTGTTCTGTGGCCTCCTTCTGCTAGTCCCTCACTTTACCCGATGCCTATATATGGGGAGGCTTCCAATCACAG CTCTGTTGCATTAGAAAACCCTGATTACTCAATATATCCAAGGGCAGAATGGTCGATGGCTTTTGCGCAAAAGGTTGTTCTTGAGGCTGGTGACGCACTTTTCATTCCTGAAGGCTG GTTTCACCAAGTTGACAGTGATGATTGGACTATTGCTATTAACTTTTGGTGGAGATCCTACACAATGTCTTCCATGCAGGAACACATGGATGCATATTATTTACGCAGAATATTGAGAAG ATTGATCGACAAAGAAATG GACCAGGTTCTGCTTGAGTTGGGGATGGGGAAAACTAGGACGTTAACACAGAAGTTGCCTAACGGTGGAGAAGCAG ATCATGGGGATGACAATTATGGTAAGATGTTAAAAGGAATGGATATTAAAGAGAAACGGCTGTGTGAGGGGAACACACTGGTTGAATTAGAACCTGCTGCAGTTCAGGTGCTTCATGAACTTGTTTCCTGGGTTCACAACTGCATTAGCGTGAGTCAGGATCAGGAATCACACTCAGCTTCTACAAGTGATCATAACCTaggagagaatgatgaatgtaagAAAGCAGTGACTGCTGACTTGAATGATGATCCAGTTGCTAAAATTATTTGGGATGTCAAGCCGCAAACTCTCCAATATGTCTTTCTTGCAATGGCA CACAACTTTCCAAGAACTCTAGAGGCACTTGTATTGCATGTACTTTCTCCAGTTGGGGCTGAAGTGCTTACTCGGAAATTTGATGAGATGGATCAACAAATACTTGAGGAAGATAG GAATAGATTTTATGAGGTCTTCTACAGTGCTTTTGACGACCAATCAGCAGCAATGAATTCAATTCTAAAAGGGAAGGAGGCATTTGCTCAACAG GCATTTAAGAATGTGTTGGATAAATTTGTGGGAGTGAATCTTAAAAGCTAA